The Bactrocera dorsalis isolate Fly_Bdor chromosome 3, ASM2337382v1, whole genome shotgun sequence genomic interval TTTATTGGCATTTACTAATTTTCGCTTTTTACacactttttctctttttcaaactCAGGTGAAATCGATGATTTAATAGAGAAACTGAAAACGACCTCGGTGAGCGCGGAGAACACGACCAGTGACAGCTATAGCAACACCAACAGCCTACTCACCCAAATATCCGCTACGAAAGATCCCAAACTCTTCGACAAACATGAATTGGCCGATCTCTTTATGGCCTTGGCACAATCAGAGGAATTGAACATACGCAAGGAGGCAGCCAAATGCATTGCCGAAATCACAAAATCCGAAGTGCAACGCAAGAAGTtcacaaaacgtgaaattatcgaAGTGTTTCTAAAATATCTGCGCGAGCTGCCGGCCGATGCGAATTTGGAGTTGCCCATACAAATATGCCGAGCGCTCGGCAATATCTGCTACTTGAACGATGAGGCGCGCGATCTCATACTTGAGCTGCATGGCGATGAGGTGCTCGTGCGTCTGCTCGACATAACGCAAGTCGACGACACGGAGAACGCATTGCAGTTTATTAAAGTGCGCGGGGGTTTGCTTTCGAATTATCTATTGGGTGGCGAAGGTTTGGCTAAACGCGCACTGGAGTTGGAAATAATGCAAAAGCTACAACAGATTATTACAATCGGCATGGGTAATGTTGAGGAGCATGAGGATCTGCTATTGAATACTCTACCGCTGTTGAGCATACTAACCGAAAATGCGCCCGATTTGAATTTCGATGCGAATCTCAACATACAGTTGTCGCATATTTTGGCTGCCTCCACAAATCCCGATTTAGCGGAAATGTGCCTTGAACTGTTGCATTATCAGGCGGAAAATGATGATGTGAAATTGCTGCTGGCAAAGGATGGCCTCTGTGAGACGATCTATAATCTGCTTGAGAAATATAAGACTTTGGCGAGTACCAGTGAGGCGCGTGCGCTCATGAAGCTGGCATGCGAATTGATTGTATTAATACTCACGGGAGGTAAGTGGCACCGAAATAAGTCATATTGTTATAAAGTAGGATCCTTATCGAGGTTCCCtatttttctaaagaaaaagCATAGGAACTTAAATATAATGGGGAATAGGGAGTATTATAAtttgaaagaatattctttggaatttatgttttgaagattatcactttcaaatgttggccacaaTTACGTCTTAGATGGTCGATCCGTTGTGTccaaattttcaatgactcgtatGAGCATTTCGagtggtaactggcgaataacacCCGTGATGTTCTGCTCCAATGCCTGAATTGAAGCGGAATTGGCCGCAAAGACTTTAGACTTCacgaaaaagtctaacggtgtgttaTCACACGAACTTGGTgcccaatcgaccggcccaaaacgtgaaattatctactcactgaaatgttctttcaataaattcattgatacaaatatcgccgagatcacgagcttcaattttatgCATCAAATAGTGGGTTATCTTGGCGCGAttacggtcgccattgacggttaccttctcaccggcatcatttttgaagaaatatggaccgatgattccacccaccggcccacaaacgaTACCGTTGTTTTACTGGATGAAATGTcagctcttgaatatcttcaTCCCAAATACGACAatgctttttgtttacatacccattgagccagaaatggtccTCATCGCAGAAAAAAAgttggctcaaaaacgtcggatcttcttggaacttttgaaGAGGTCATAGAGCGATCGAGGGACTTCAGTTCAATTCAAGAACTCGACGTAACAtgcaccaagtcgttccatacgtcagtccgagttgctagAAACGGCGCTGAATCGgctctccatggtcttcgtgtacactctcagctacagctgctagattttttttcgataatgAAATCACACGTTAACCTTACTTTTTGTATCACACAGCGTATTATATTAAacgcataaatattaaattgtatatttttattatttcacacACTTCCAGACGAATCTATGCATTTTCTTTACTCGACGCCACTGCTAAAGAGCATGGAAGACTGGCTTGACTCGGAGGATATCGATCTGCTCACCACCGGTGTGCTTGCGCTGGGCAATTTCGCGCGCACAGACAGCCATTGCATTTATATGGTGGAAAATAAGATTATGAACAAATTACTCGATGTCTTGGCCAAAAATAATGGCGTCAAAGACGATGTGCGTCTACAGCATGCACTGCTGAGCGCATTGCGTAATCTTGTCATACCGAAGCCAAACAAAAatgctgtcatacaagctggACTTGTAGAAACCATACTGCCAATGCTGGAGATACATCAGCCGCCGGTCGTCTTCAAGCTGTTGGGTACTTTGCGCATGACAGTGGATGGTCAAGGTTTgtcatacatataatatgtttatACCTATATGTActtcgatatgtacatatgtatgtatttatatgatttttactatttatatataaatcttgCAGAAAAATTGGCACTGGAACTGCTACGCAATAAGACACTTATCGAACAACTTGTACACTGGAGCAAATCTTCCGACTATGCTGGCGTCACAGGCGAATCGCTGAGGCTAATG includes:
- the LOC105227763 gene encoding GTPase-GDP dissociation stimulator vimar isoform X1, coding for MASEIDDLIEKLKTTSVSAENTTSDSYSNTNSLLTQISATKDPKLFDKHELADLFMALAQSEELNIRKEAAKCIAEITKSEVQRKKFTKREIIEVFLKYLRELPADANLELPIQICRALGNICYLNDEARDLILELHGDEVLVRLLDITQVDDTENALQFIKVRGGLLSNYLLGGEGLAKRALELEIMQKLQQIITIGMGNVEEHEDLLLNTLPLLSILTENAPDLNFDANLNIQLSHILAASTNPDLAEMCLELLHYQAENDDVKLLLAKDGLCETIYNLLEKYKTLASTSEARALMKLACELIVLILTGDESMHFLYSTPLLKSMEDWLDSEDIDLLTTGVLALGNFARTDSHCIYMVENKIMNKLLDVLAKNNGVKDDVRLQHALLSALRNLVIPKPNKNAVIQAGLVETILPMLEIHQPPVVFKLLGTLRMTVDGQEKLALELLRNKTLIEQLVHWSKSSDYAGVTGESLRLMAWLIKHAYLGRIAYALPRKGDAPVEHFADKLPPEDYDRSSLQAFIAIEGTVEAMINMLTSQHLVMQNEALIALCILSVVYLTNSAAAKSDDVNLAEIYIKYEVGKKLAELIRKSSDTMTKEIVENLQNFNNLLRTSGKLVTHLEENNINELLKSIPILTEYCTL
- the LOC105227763 gene encoding GTPase-GDP dissociation stimulator vimar isoform X2; protein product: MALAQSEELNIRKEAAKCIAEITKSEVQRKKFTKREIIEVFLKYLRELPADANLELPIQICRALGNICYLNDEARDLILELHGDEVLVRLLDITQVDDTENALQFIKVRGGLLSNYLLGGEGLAKRALELEIMQKLQQIITIGMGNVEEHEDLLLNTLPLLSILTENAPDLNFDANLNIQLSHILAASTNPDLAEMCLELLHYQAENDDVKLLLAKDGLCETIYNLLEKYKTLASTSEARALMKLACELIVLILTGDESMHFLYSTPLLKSMEDWLDSEDIDLLTTGVLALGNFARTDSHCIYMVENKIMNKLLDVLAKNNGVKDDVRLQHALLSALRNLVIPKPNKNAVIQAGLVETILPMLEIHQPPVVFKLLGTLRMTVDGQEKLALELLRNKTLIEQLVHWSKSSDYAGVTGESLRLMAWLIKHAYLGRIAYALPRKGDAPVEHFADKLPPEDYDRSSLQAFIAIEGTVEAMINMLTSQHLVMQNEALIALCILSVVYLTNSAAAKSDDVNLAEIYIKYEVGKKLAELIRKSSDTMTKEIVENLQNFNNLLRTSGKLVTHLEENNINELLKSIPILTEYCTL